One segment of Anguilla anguilla isolate fAngAng1 chromosome 1, fAngAng1.pri, whole genome shotgun sequence DNA contains the following:
- the LOC118225133 gene encoding integrator complex subunit 3-like isoform X1 encodes MEPSPAKGKPQGRLLVSTTLDAKDELEERLERCVGIVTTLINGLSEREANDALTAHVCKGSQQHEEVCLGLFSLLLTEPTQAQRCYRDLTLVNRDGMNVILIKINQILMEKFLKLQDVCRTQLVWLVRELVKNGVIGADGVLMTLMKQIAGGDISSKNLWLAENVLEIVVDQREWVLKSGMLIAMSVYTYLRLIVDHHGSPQLLVLRQKEVDFCIGLLREKFMDCFIIGRDLVRLLQYVARIPEMDLLWRDLLHNPQTLSPQFTGVLQLLTSRTSRKFLACRLTPDMETKLLFMTSRVRFGQQKRYQDWFQRQYLSTADSQSLRCDLIRYICGVVHPSNEVLSSDILPRWAIIGWLLTTCTSNVAASNAKLALFYDWLFFSPEKDSIMNIEPAILVMHHSMKPHPAITATLLDFMCRIIPHFYPPLEGHVRQGVFNSLTFIMEKRVLAHLAPLFDNPKLDRELRSMLRDRFPEFCSSPSPPVEGEKVKMEESASLEMDNHVLDKEDGCYDNTEAAFSDDEEELNSKGKKREFRFHPIKEAYIEEPADITPFVDQLDDTLKEKMLQLQKESDTEMQCEVMQDIVDLILEEDFDAEQMSSLASCLAELFKGHFRSDVLPDEITEESLEESVSKPVCLIFRNLCQMQEDNSGFSVLLDMLAELYQKQPKIGYHLLYYLKASKAAMGKMSLYEAFAQATALGDLHTCLMMDMKACQEDDVRLLCYLTPSIYSEFPDETLRSGELLNMIVAVIDSTQLQELMCHVMMGNLVMFRKDSVLNILIQSLDWETFEQYSTWQLFLAHSIPLETIIPILQHLKYKEHPEALSCLLLQLRKEKPTEEMVKMVLSRPCHPEDQFTTSILRHWAAKHDDVLGEHIKALLIKNNNLPRKRQSLRSSSSKLAQLTLEQILEHMDNLRLNLINTKHNFFTQTPILQALQHVQASCDEAHKMRFSELFSLAEEYEDSTKPPKSRRKAAATSVRARKGAAPPASNEEESASSSASEEEDSKPKAPKRKRKGSSAVGSDSD; translated from the exons ATGGAGCCCTCGCCGGCAAAAGGGAAACCACAGGGTCGGCTGCTGGTATCCACGACCCTGGACGCAAAAGATGAGCTGGAGGAG CGGTTGGAGAGGTGTGTAGGCATCGTCACCACCCTCATTAACGGTCTTTCAGAGCGAGAGGCTAATGATGCCCTCACAGCACAC gtgtgtAAAGGCTCCCAGCAGCATGAGGAGGTGTGTCTGGGGCTCTTCTCATTGCTGTTAACAGAGCCCACGCAGGCACAGCGG TGCTACAGGGACCTGACCCTGGTGAACCGGGACGGGATGAACGTGATCCTGATTAAGATCAACCAGATCCTCATGGAGAAATTCCTCAAGCTGCAGGATGTCTGTCGCACACAG TTGGTGTGGCTGGTGCGGGAGCTGGTGAAGAACGGGGTGATTGGGGCCGATGGGGTCTTAATGACCCTCATGAAGCAGATAGCAG GAGGGGACATCTCCAGCAAGAACCTGTGGCTGGCAGAGAACGTGCTGGAAATCGTGGTGGATCAGAG GGAGTGGGTGCTGAAGAGCGGGATGCTGATCGCCATGTCCGTGTACACGTACCTGCGGCTCATTGTGGATCACCACGGCTCCCCTCAGCTCCTGGTGCTGAGGCAGAAGGAGGTGGACTTCTGCATCGGCCTGctgagagagaag ttcatgGACTGCTTCATCATTGGGAGGGACCTGGTGCGGCTGCTGCAGTATGTGGCCAGGATCCCAGAGATGGACCTGCTGTGGAGGGACCTCCTGCACAACCCCCAGACCCTCAGCCCTCAgttcactg gtgtgctgcagctgctgacCTCCCGCACCTCCCGCAAGTTCCTGGCGTGTCGCCTCACCCCGGACATGGAGACCAAGCTGCTCTTCATGACCTCTCGG GTGCGCTTCGGGCAGCAGAAGCGGTACCAGGACTGGTTTCAGAGGCAGTACCTGTCGACGGCAGACAGCCAATCGCTGCGCTGCGACCTGATCCGCTACATCTGTGGGGTGGTTCACCCCTCCAACGAAGTGCTGAGCTCCGACATCCTGCCCCGCTGGGCCATCATTGGCTGGCTGCTCACCACCTGCACC TCCAATGTTGCAGCCTCCAATGCCAAACTGGCTCTTTTCTACGACTGGTTGTTTTTCAGCCCAGAGAAGGACAGCATCATGAACATAG AGCCTGCGATCCTGGTGATGCATCACTCCATGAAACCCCACCCTGCCATTACTGCCACCCTGCTGGACTTCATGTGCAGG aTAATCCCTCACTTCTACCCTCCCTTAGAGGGGCACGTGCGGCAGGGCGTCTTCAACTCTCTCACCTTCATCATGGAGAAGAGAGTTCTAGC tcacctGGCTCCCCTTTTTGATAACCCAAAACTGGACCGGGAGCTGCGGTCCATGCTGAGGGACCGCTTCCCAGAATTCTGcagctccccctctcctccagtcGAGGGTGAGAAAG TTAAAATGGAGGAGTCTGCCTCCTTGGAAATGGACAATCATGTTCTGGACAAGGAAGATGGTTGCTATGACAATACGGAGGCAGCGTTCAGTGATGATGAAGAGGAACTGAACAGCAAGG GCAAGAAGCGCGAGTTCAGGTTCCACCCTATCAAAGAAGCGTATATTGAGGAGCCTGCTGATATCACACCCTTTGTGGACCAATTGGATGACACGTTAAAGGAGAAGATGTTGCAGCTGCAGAAGGAGAG CGATACTGAGATGCAGTGTGAGGTGATGCAGGATATAGTGGACCTAATTTTGGAG gaggacTTTGACGCAGAGCAGATGTCCTCTCTGGCGTCCTGTCTGGCGGAGCTGTTTAAGGGTCACTTCCGGAGCGACGTGCTGCCAGACGAGATCACAGAAGA GTCCCTGGAGGAGTCCGTGAGCAAGCCCGTGTGCCTGATCTTCAGGAACCTGTGTCAGATGCAGGAGGACAACAGCGGATTCTCCGTGCTGCTGGACATGCTGGCCGAGCTGTACCAGAAACAGCCCAAGATCGGCTACCACCTGCTGTACTACCTCAAAGCCAG CAAAGCGGCGATGGGGAAGATGAGCCTGTACGAGGCCTTCGCTCAGGCCACGGCGCTGGGCGACCTGCACACCTGCCTGATGATGGACATGAAGGCCTGCCAGGAGGACGACGTCCGGCTGCTCTGCTACCTCACCCCCTCCATCTACTCAGAG tTTCCAGACGAGACTCTTCGTAGCGGCGAGCTGCTCAACATGATAGTGGCTGTAATTGACTCAACACAG ctgcaggagctgatgTGCCACGTGATGATGGGGAACCTGGTCATGTTTCGGAAAGACTCTGTTCTGAATATCCTCA TTCAGTCTCTGGACTGGGAGACGTTTGAGCAGTACAGCACCTGGCAGCTGTTCCTGGCCCACAGCATCCCCCTGGAGACAATCATTCCCATCCTGCAGCACTTAAAATACAAGG AACACCCTGAGGCCCTGTCCTGTCTACTCCTGCAGCTCCGCAAAGAAAA GCCCACGGAGGAGATGGTGAAGATGGTGCTGAGCCGGCCCTGCCACCCGGAGGACCAGTTCACCACCAGCATCCTGCGCCACTGGGCGGCCAAACACGACGACGTGCTGGGGGAGCACATCAAGGCCCTGCTCATCAAGAACAACAACCTGCCGCGCAAGCGCCAGAG tCTGCGAAGCTCCAGCAGTAAGCTGGCTCAGCTGACCTTAGAGCAGATCCTGGAGCACATGGACAACCTGCGGCTGAACCTCATCAACACCAAGCACAACT tctTCACCCAGACGCCCATCCTGCAGGCGCTGCAGCATGTCCAGGCCAGCTGTGATGAAGCACACAAGATGAG GTTCAGTGAACTTTTCTCATTGGCTGAGGAGTATGAGGACTCTACTAAGCCCCCGAAGTCACGGCGCAAAGCCGCAGCGACCAGCGTGCGAGCCCGGAAGGGCGCGGCCCCGCCCGCCAGCAACGAGGAAGAGAGCGCGTCCAGCAGCGCTTCG gaagaggaagactcCAAGCCAAAAGCCCCGAAACGAAAGAGGAAAGGCTCGTCTGCTGTGGGTTCTGACAGCGACTGA
- the LOC118235184 gene encoding C2 calcium-dependent domain-containing protein 4C-like, translating to MPTLTVIQTRHPSVIGTCAPEYKRNGSSALSGGRGTPRAMKTRQVSLRDMVVTPDRVPKFTIPALAPSRRTRAQNSCGLDESTLGSPHVSRRHTMTCLPHSPASHRVCNPGPESDLIFWGEIAREDLSDPLSRAAMSIPHLPKITTPYGFLTLGESPSVRRRESLFFEDEIPRFYISGTGGGKHLTLSTMSSSRIVRTQSYPLSDIEKFPRTIRTLRSFSCGTATSFSCDPRHSETYPQSLQTSLESRLSIPPASASPGRGRLQRLLKKRLAALRTLKPSRCVGKRHSIDIKPEKNALSH from the coding sequence ATGCCGACTCTGACAGTGATCCAAACTAGACACCCTTCTGTCATTGGGACATGTGCTCCGGAATACAAACGAAATGGATCCTCTGCGCTGTCGGGGGGTCGGGGCACCCCACGGGCAATGAAGACGAGACAAGTGTCACTGCGGGATATGGTGGTGACTCCTGATCGCGTACCCAAGTTTACCATTCCAGCCCTGGCTCCATCGCGCCGGACACGTGCGCAAAATTCATGTGGACTGGATGAATCTACGTTGGGGTCCCCCCATGTTTCGCGCCGGCATACAATGACCTGTTTGCCGCATTCTCCAGCTTCGCACCGAGTATGCAACCCAGGACCGGAGTCAGATCTTATATTCTGGGGAGAAATTGCCAGGGAGGATTTATCGGACCCATTGTCGCGGGCTGCAATGTCTATCCCACACCTGCCCAAAATCACCACCCCATACGGCTTTCTCACTCTGGGAGAAAGCCCAAGCGTTCGGCGAAGGGAATCGCTCTTTTTCGAAGACGAAATTCCACGGTTTTACATCTCTGGAACTGGAGGGGGAAAACACCTCACACTCAGCACCATGTCTTCCTCGCGGATTGTCCGAACACAATCCTACCCACTTTCCGATATCGAGAAATTCCCCCGGACGATAAGAACCTTGCGCTCCTTTTCTTGCGGCACTGCGACTTCTTTTAGCTGTGACCCCCGCCATTCTGAAACCTACCCACAGAGCTTGCAGACGAGCCTCGAATCACGACTGTCCATACCTCCAGCGTCTGCGTCCccggggagagggaggctgcagCGGCTGCTAAAGAAGCGCCTGGCCGCCCTGAGGACACTAAAACCAAGTCGCTGCGTGGGAAAGCGACATTCCATTGACATTaaaccggaaaaaaatgcactgtcCCACTAG
- the LOC118225133 gene encoding integrator complex subunit 3-like isoform X2 has product MEPSPAKGKPQGRLLVSTTLDAKDELEERLERCVGIVTTLINGLSEREANDALTAHVCKGSQQHEEVCLGLFSLLLTEPTQAQRCYRDLTLVNRDGMNVILIKINQILMEKFLKLQDVCRTQLVWLVRELVKNGVIGADGVLMTLMKQIAGGDISSKNLWLAENVLEIVVDQREWVLKSGMLIAMSVYTYLRLIVDHHGSPQLLVLRQKEVDFCIGLLREKFMDCFIIGRDLVRLLQYVARIPEMDLLWRDLLHNPQTLSPQFTGVLQLLTSRTSRKFLACRLTPDMETKLLFMTSRVRFGQQKRYQDWFQRQYLSTADSQSLRCDLIRYICGVVHPSNEVLSSDILPRWAIIGWLLTTCTSNVAASNAKLALFYDWLFFSPEKDSIMNIEPAILVMHHSMKPHPAITATLLDFMCRIIPHFYPPLEGHVRQGVFNSLTFIMEKRVLAHLAPLFDNPKLDRELRSMLRDRFPEFCSSPSPPVEVKMEESASLEMDNHVLDKEDGCYDNTEAAFSDDEEELNSKGKKREFRFHPIKEAYIEEPADITPFVDQLDDTLKEKMLQLQKESDTEMQCEVMQDIVDLILEEDFDAEQMSSLASCLAELFKGHFRSDVLPDEITEESLEESVSKPVCLIFRNLCQMQEDNSGFSVLLDMLAELYQKQPKIGYHLLYYLKASKAAMGKMSLYEAFAQATALGDLHTCLMMDMKACQEDDVRLLCYLTPSIYSEFPDETLRSGELLNMIVAVIDSTQLQELMCHVMMGNLVMFRKDSVLNILIQSLDWETFEQYSTWQLFLAHSIPLETIIPILQHLKYKEHPEALSCLLLQLRKEKPTEEMVKMVLSRPCHPEDQFTTSILRHWAAKHDDVLGEHIKALLIKNNNLPRKRQSLRSSSSKLAQLTLEQILEHMDNLRLNLINTKHNFFTQTPILQALQHVQASCDEAHKMRFSELFSLAEEYEDSTKPPKSRRKAAATSVRARKGAAPPASNEEESASSSASEEEDSKPKAPKRKRKGSSAVGSDSD; this is encoded by the exons ATGGAGCCCTCGCCGGCAAAAGGGAAACCACAGGGTCGGCTGCTGGTATCCACGACCCTGGACGCAAAAGATGAGCTGGAGGAG CGGTTGGAGAGGTGTGTAGGCATCGTCACCACCCTCATTAACGGTCTTTCAGAGCGAGAGGCTAATGATGCCCTCACAGCACAC gtgtgtAAAGGCTCCCAGCAGCATGAGGAGGTGTGTCTGGGGCTCTTCTCATTGCTGTTAACAGAGCCCACGCAGGCACAGCGG TGCTACAGGGACCTGACCCTGGTGAACCGGGACGGGATGAACGTGATCCTGATTAAGATCAACCAGATCCTCATGGAGAAATTCCTCAAGCTGCAGGATGTCTGTCGCACACAG TTGGTGTGGCTGGTGCGGGAGCTGGTGAAGAACGGGGTGATTGGGGCCGATGGGGTCTTAATGACCCTCATGAAGCAGATAGCAG GAGGGGACATCTCCAGCAAGAACCTGTGGCTGGCAGAGAACGTGCTGGAAATCGTGGTGGATCAGAG GGAGTGGGTGCTGAAGAGCGGGATGCTGATCGCCATGTCCGTGTACACGTACCTGCGGCTCATTGTGGATCACCACGGCTCCCCTCAGCTCCTGGTGCTGAGGCAGAAGGAGGTGGACTTCTGCATCGGCCTGctgagagagaag ttcatgGACTGCTTCATCATTGGGAGGGACCTGGTGCGGCTGCTGCAGTATGTGGCCAGGATCCCAGAGATGGACCTGCTGTGGAGGGACCTCCTGCACAACCCCCAGACCCTCAGCCCTCAgttcactg gtgtgctgcagctgctgacCTCCCGCACCTCCCGCAAGTTCCTGGCGTGTCGCCTCACCCCGGACATGGAGACCAAGCTGCTCTTCATGACCTCTCGG GTGCGCTTCGGGCAGCAGAAGCGGTACCAGGACTGGTTTCAGAGGCAGTACCTGTCGACGGCAGACAGCCAATCGCTGCGCTGCGACCTGATCCGCTACATCTGTGGGGTGGTTCACCCCTCCAACGAAGTGCTGAGCTCCGACATCCTGCCCCGCTGGGCCATCATTGGCTGGCTGCTCACCACCTGCACC TCCAATGTTGCAGCCTCCAATGCCAAACTGGCTCTTTTCTACGACTGGTTGTTTTTCAGCCCAGAGAAGGACAGCATCATGAACATAG AGCCTGCGATCCTGGTGATGCATCACTCCATGAAACCCCACCCTGCCATTACTGCCACCCTGCTGGACTTCATGTGCAGG aTAATCCCTCACTTCTACCCTCCCTTAGAGGGGCACGTGCGGCAGGGCGTCTTCAACTCTCTCACCTTCATCATGGAGAAGAGAGTTCTAGC tcacctGGCTCCCCTTTTTGATAACCCAAAACTGGACCGGGAGCTGCGGTCCATGCTGAGGGACCGCTTCCCAGAATTCTGcagctccccctctcctccagtcGAGG TTAAAATGGAGGAGTCTGCCTCCTTGGAAATGGACAATCATGTTCTGGACAAGGAAGATGGTTGCTATGACAATACGGAGGCAGCGTTCAGTGATGATGAAGAGGAACTGAACAGCAAGG GCAAGAAGCGCGAGTTCAGGTTCCACCCTATCAAAGAAGCGTATATTGAGGAGCCTGCTGATATCACACCCTTTGTGGACCAATTGGATGACACGTTAAAGGAGAAGATGTTGCAGCTGCAGAAGGAGAG CGATACTGAGATGCAGTGTGAGGTGATGCAGGATATAGTGGACCTAATTTTGGAG gaggacTTTGACGCAGAGCAGATGTCCTCTCTGGCGTCCTGTCTGGCGGAGCTGTTTAAGGGTCACTTCCGGAGCGACGTGCTGCCAGACGAGATCACAGAAGA GTCCCTGGAGGAGTCCGTGAGCAAGCCCGTGTGCCTGATCTTCAGGAACCTGTGTCAGATGCAGGAGGACAACAGCGGATTCTCCGTGCTGCTGGACATGCTGGCCGAGCTGTACCAGAAACAGCCCAAGATCGGCTACCACCTGCTGTACTACCTCAAAGCCAG CAAAGCGGCGATGGGGAAGATGAGCCTGTACGAGGCCTTCGCTCAGGCCACGGCGCTGGGCGACCTGCACACCTGCCTGATGATGGACATGAAGGCCTGCCAGGAGGACGACGTCCGGCTGCTCTGCTACCTCACCCCCTCCATCTACTCAGAG tTTCCAGACGAGACTCTTCGTAGCGGCGAGCTGCTCAACATGATAGTGGCTGTAATTGACTCAACACAG ctgcaggagctgatgTGCCACGTGATGATGGGGAACCTGGTCATGTTTCGGAAAGACTCTGTTCTGAATATCCTCA TTCAGTCTCTGGACTGGGAGACGTTTGAGCAGTACAGCACCTGGCAGCTGTTCCTGGCCCACAGCATCCCCCTGGAGACAATCATTCCCATCCTGCAGCACTTAAAATACAAGG AACACCCTGAGGCCCTGTCCTGTCTACTCCTGCAGCTCCGCAAAGAAAA GCCCACGGAGGAGATGGTGAAGATGGTGCTGAGCCGGCCCTGCCACCCGGAGGACCAGTTCACCACCAGCATCCTGCGCCACTGGGCGGCCAAACACGACGACGTGCTGGGGGAGCACATCAAGGCCCTGCTCATCAAGAACAACAACCTGCCGCGCAAGCGCCAGAG tCTGCGAAGCTCCAGCAGTAAGCTGGCTCAGCTGACCTTAGAGCAGATCCTGGAGCACATGGACAACCTGCGGCTGAACCTCATCAACACCAAGCACAACT tctTCACCCAGACGCCCATCCTGCAGGCGCTGCAGCATGTCCAGGCCAGCTGTGATGAAGCACACAAGATGAG GTTCAGTGAACTTTTCTCATTGGCTGAGGAGTATGAGGACTCTACTAAGCCCCCGAAGTCACGGCGCAAAGCCGCAGCGACCAGCGTGCGAGCCCGGAAGGGCGCGGCCCCGCCCGCCAGCAACGAGGAAGAGAGCGCGTCCAGCAGCGCTTCG gaagaggaagactcCAAGCCAAAAGCCCCGAAACGAAAGAGGAAAGGCTCGTCTGCTGTGGGTTCTGACAGCGACTGA